One stretch of Halobacillus litoralis DNA includes these proteins:
- a CDS encoding anti-repressor SinI family protein, with product MKTLPGKQKLDDEWVSLIKEAKALGLSTEDVKSFLQENQKQKKSV from the coding sequence ATGAAAACGTTACCTGGAAAGCAAAAGTTGGATGATGAATGGGTTTCTCTCATAAAGGAAGCAAAAGCATTGGGGTTAAGCACGGAAGATGTTAAAAGCTTTTTGCAGGAAAATCAAAAACAAAAGAAATCAGTTTAA
- a CDS encoding helix-turn-helix domain-containing protein, with translation MTKYEIINLLKDCSIALQTPVLLINDRNKLSYHFPDSFQKPPYALRDLHRSYINESRKRPYTIQMFTDPYDQHLFLYPMELEGKEYVLGVGPFLEKDVSRKHVKMTLIMNDLDDTLEEQFVQYYQQLPILNQVQIQSVKRLLNQLFPKKEKKVRYALEEEKIRNQYQAFTQSLHSYPEIIASKQNFIDLFKKGDARALEEYQAHREKALINPDVRMMKNHMIRLVSELGYICTEEGAQQDEVNSLCDFYINFLESKILVEDLKSLELNILQSFLDRIKKIDEQSFYSPLVERAQKYIFQNLTKELTLKGIAETLKVNPNYLSGVFTKEKGVSITHFINQQRIKEAKELLCITQHSLLDISMLLGYNSQSYFTRVFKSMEGIGPKEFRRKYQMEKG, from the coding sequence ATGACGAAATATGAAATTATTAATTTATTAAAGGATTGTTCTATTGCCCTACAAACCCCGGTTTTGTTAATTAACGATCGTAACAAATTGTCATACCATTTTCCTGATAGCTTTCAAAAGCCACCGTATGCACTGAGAGACTTACATAGAAGTTATATCAATGAGAGCAGAAAACGTCCGTACACTATTCAGATGTTCACAGATCCTTATGATCAACACCTTTTTCTATATCCTATGGAGTTGGAAGGAAAAGAATATGTATTAGGTGTAGGTCCATTTTTGGAAAAGGATGTATCAAGGAAGCATGTAAAGATGACGCTTATTATGAATGATCTTGATGATACATTAGAGGAACAGTTCGTTCAATACTACCAGCAGCTTCCTATATTGAATCAAGTTCAAATCCAGTCGGTCAAACGGTTGCTTAACCAACTATTTCCGAAAAAAGAAAAGAAAGTCAGATATGCACTTGAGGAAGAAAAGATCCGTAACCAGTATCAAGCTTTTACACAGTCGCTTCATTCATACCCTGAAATCATCGCTTCCAAACAGAATTTTATTGACCTCTTTAAAAAAGGGGATGCCCGAGCTTTGGAAGAATATCAGGCGCATAGAGAAAAAGCTCTCATTAACCCTGATGTGCGAATGATGAAGAATCATATGATCCGTCTGGTGTCGGAGTTAGGTTACATATGCACGGAAGAAGGAGCCCAACAGGATGAAGTCAATTCCCTTTGTGACTTCTATATCAATTTCTTAGAATCAAAGATTTTGGTGGAGGATTTGAAATCCCTCGAACTGAACATTCTGCAATCCTTTTTAGATCGGATTAAAAAAATAGATGAACAATCATTTTATTCACCACTTGTCGAACGAGCGCAGAAATACATTTTTCAGAATCTGACGAAGGAGCTCACATTGAAAGGCATCGCAGAAACTCTGAAAGTGAACCCCAATTACTTGTCAGGGGTGTTCACTAAAGAGAAAGGGGTCTCCATCACTCACTTCATTAATCAGCAGCGAATTAAGGAAGCGAAGGAACTTCTCTGTATCACTCAACATTCCTTGTTGGATATTAGTATGCTGCTCGGATACAACAGCCAAAGCTACTTCACGAGAGTTTTCAAAAGTATGGAAGGCATCGGTCCAAAAGAGTTCAGACGAAAATATCAGATGGAAAAGGGTTAA
- a CDS encoding helix-turn-helix domain-containing protein: MLSIGEKIRVLRVGKGMSVNEFAKKSGVSKSYISNIERDVQKNPSLIIMGKLAKTLDVPLEELLTHKYGEDEKKDVN, translated from the coding sequence ATGTTGTCTATCGGGGAGAAAATCCGTGTGCTGCGAGTAGGAAAAGGGATGTCTGTCAATGAATTTGCGAAAAAGTCCGGAGTTTCTAAGTCGTACATTAGTAATATTGAGAGAGACGTACAAAAAAATCCTTCATTGATTATCATGGGAAAGCTGGCAAAGACACTTGATGTCCCATTAGAAGAATTACTGACACATAAATACGGGGAAGACGAGAAAAAAGATGTGAATTGA
- a CDS encoding anti-repressor SinI family protein translates to MGNYESQTDNEWVDLIKEAKAIGLSISDIKGFLQNNKD, encoded by the coding sequence TTGGGTAATTACGAGAGTCAAACCGATAACGAGTGGGTGGATCTGATCAAAGAGGCCAAAGCAATAGGGCTTTCTATAAGTGACATCAAAGGCTTTCTGCAAAATAATAAAGACTAA
- a CDS encoding ArnT family glycosyltransferase → MISFLKRYQNHFIWGIVGLALALRLTALFSYGLSLHLNSDDAGYISSAVTFLETGMLTYHDPTHPTVHIMPGQTVLLASVFFFLGHGDVGIYAAKTLLILLGTLNVYLVYCLGKYIANIKVGLLAAFFLAIFVPQILTDNLLLTETPFMTCLLGLVYFSIKLANEKKMSQFFLLMLFYVSAIMFKATIALYPFVLLIYFIAKKYPIKLALKQALIAIGILLITLGPWWVRNYIHYDEFIPLTGGSGNPLLLGTYQGHGYNIGEPYEKVKQDIKDMDTAHAYERLSLQKEAAIERIKTWWEEDPRLFLKSYIEFKTINQWETQFYWIEIFNISKELINKIQVWIMYLGLASLTVFFMLQEGKREYMFLLLLILYTTILNNIFFSYDRYNQPFMFIVFLFIAGFLTTFIHLMMKKVFSLKPR, encoded by the coding sequence ATGATTTCTTTTTTAAAACGATATCAAAACCACTTCATCTGGGGCATTGTGGGACTAGCACTTGCTCTAAGGTTAACCGCTCTGTTCAGTTATGGATTGTCTCTTCACCTAAATAGTGACGATGCCGGTTATATCTCAAGTGCTGTTACATTTCTTGAAACGGGTATGCTCACCTACCATGACCCTACACACCCGACCGTTCACATCATGCCTGGACAGACCGTCCTGCTGGCAAGTGTCTTCTTTTTCCTTGGCCATGGAGATGTAGGCATCTATGCAGCCAAAACCTTATTGATCCTGTTAGGTACATTGAATGTGTACCTCGTTTACTGCCTTGGCAAGTACATAGCCAATATCAAAGTCGGCCTTCTAGCCGCCTTTTTCTTAGCTATTTTCGTGCCCCAAATTTTGACGGATAATTTATTATTAACGGAAACACCATTTATGACATGCCTGCTCGGTCTTGTCTATTTTTCCATCAAATTAGCCAATGAGAAGAAAATGTCTCAGTTCTTTCTATTGATGCTTTTTTATGTGAGTGCCATCATGTTCAAAGCTACGATTGCTTTATATCCATTTGTACTGCTCATTTATTTCATCGCAAAAAAATACCCGATAAAGCTAGCTCTCAAACAAGCACTGATTGCGATTGGTATTTTACTTATCACTCTCGGCCCATGGTGGGTGAGGAATTATATCCATTATGATGAATTCATCCCACTGACGGGAGGATCCGGAAACCCTCTTTTACTAGGAACGTACCAGGGACATGGATATAATATTGGCGAACCCTATGAAAAAGTGAAGCAGGATATAAAAGATATGGACACTGCCCATGCCTACGAAAGGTTGAGTCTGCAAAAAGAAGCTGCCATAGAAAGAATTAAAACATGGTGGGAAGAGGACCCAAGGCTGTTTTTAAAGTCTTATATCGAATTTAAAACCATTAATCAATGGGAAACCCAATTTTACTGGATTGAAATATTCAACATAAGCAAGGAACTGATCAATAAGATCCAAGTTTGGATCATGTATTTAGGATTAGCTTCCTTAACGGTCTTCTTCATGTTGCAAGAAGGAAAAAGGGAATACATGTTTTTGCTATTGCTCATTCTCTACACGACCATCTTAAACAATATTTTCTTTTCCTATGATCGGTACAACCAACCGTTCATGTTCATAGTATTCTTATTCATTGCAGGTTTTTTGACCACATTCATTCATTTGATGATGAAGAAAGTATTTTCCTTAAAGCCGCGATAA
- a CDS encoding EamA family transporter, producing MGIVNFGLIFLNTLVLVSGQFLWKYGLMQKEVNFQNIGDIISLFLSPFIIGGLTLYGFATVLWLFILTRVPLSVAYPVQSIAYILAVFGAYFIFNEPLSTTKIAGVLLIMIGVSLIGFSSNSM from the coding sequence ATGGGAATCGTGAACTTTGGTTTAATCTTTTTAAACACCCTGGTATTAGTATCCGGACAATTTTTATGGAAGTATGGACTCATGCAGAAAGAAGTCAACTTTCAAAATATCGGTGACATCATTTCATTATTTTTATCACCTTTTATTATTGGTGGACTGACTCTATACGGTTTCGCAACCGTCCTATGGTTGTTCATCCTAACAAGAGTCCCACTCAGTGTCGCTTATCCGGTTCAAAGTATCGCCTATATTCTTGCTGTATTCGGCGCTTACTTTATCTTTAATGAACCCCTTTCTACGACTAAAATCGCAGGTGTCCTGTTGATCATGATCGGTGTTTCATTGATCGGATTTTCCAGTAACAGCATGTAA
- a CDS encoding DUF2304 domain-containing protein: MSIVQIIVIVSALFFFGQVMYFTSKNKLQDQQAFIWLMFASIGVLLALFLDKINQLASSIGIAYMPSLIFVIAFLIILNLLIFHTISLTKQQNKVKNLTQELAYLNKEIREIKKNQLKG, translated from the coding sequence ATGAGCATCGTACAAATCATCGTTATTGTCTCAGCTTTATTTTTCTTCGGACAGGTGATGTATTTCACTTCCAAGAATAAATTACAAGATCAACAAGCTTTTATATGGTTGATGTTTGCAAGCATCGGTGTCTTACTGGCATTGTTCTTAGATAAAATCAACCAGCTCGCAAGTTCCATTGGGATCGCCTATATGCCATCCCTTATTTTTGTCATCGCGTTTTTAATCATCCTGAACCTATTAATCTTTCATACCATCAGCCTTACGAAGCAGCAAAACAAAGTGAAAAATTTAACTCAAGAATTAGCTTATTTAAACAAAGAGATACGAGAAATAAAGAAAAATCAACTCAAAGGATAG
- a CDS encoding glycosyltransferase family 2 protein has translation MKVLIIIPAYNEEDSIYDTVQSVKASTDYDYIVINDGSRDRTPYILEENGIHHLTLPNNLGIGGAMQTGYKYALRNGYDYAIQLDADGQHNPVDLRNLIDEIESTGYDMIIGSRFVEQSGYRGSITRRIGIYYFYAMLKLLTRIRITDPTSGYRVANRRVIHEFANHYPIDYPEVEVLVHLTKKKFKIKEIKVEMNNRQGGQSSITPIKSIYYMTKVTYFSLIRSIF, from the coding sequence ATGAAGGTTCTTATCATTATACCAGCTTATAATGAAGAAGATTCAATTTATGATACTGTCCAAAGTGTAAAAGCATCAACGGATTACGACTATATCGTTATTAATGACGGTTCAAGAGACCGCACCCCATATATTCTCGAAGAAAATGGCATCCACCACCTGACCCTTCCTAATAATTTAGGAATCGGAGGAGCCATGCAAACCGGGTACAAGTATGCCTTAAGGAACGGTTATGATTATGCCATTCAACTGGATGCCGACGGCCAGCATAATCCAGTGGATTTGAGAAACTTGATTGATGAAATTGAAAGTACCGGATATGACATGATCATAGGCTCGCGATTTGTGGAACAAAGTGGTTACAGAGGAAGCATCACGAGAAGAATCGGTATCTACTACTTTTATGCCATGCTTAAGCTACTCACTAGAATCAGGATTACCGATCCTACCTCTGGTTATCGGGTAGCCAACCGAAGAGTCATCCATGAATTTGCCAACCATTACCCTATTGATTATCCAGAAGTGGAAGTCCTGGTTCATTTAACGAAGAAGAAATTTAAAATCAAAGAAATTAAAGTCGAAATGAACAACCGACAGGGAGGGCAATCTTCCATCACTCCCATCAAGTCTATTTATTACATGACAAAAGTCACCTACTTCTCTTTAATCAGGTCGATTTTTTAA
- a CDS encoding glycosyltransferase family 4 protein — translation MNIYVEMTIAILLSMTVSYVLVFPVMKLAVKWKMMDYPELRKIHKEVTPRMGGLAIFGGAAAGILFIRPELPYIIPICIGAIIIVLTGLFDDRFQIRPIMKLGGQVLAAAILIFSGLKIDVLSIPFIGMVTLNEPISILFTFFWIIGITNAINLIDGLDGLAAGVSTISLISIAVMALAIEPQVAIVYLCVVLIGSNIGFLFHNFYPARIYMGDTGSLFLGYSMSVISMVGLFKNVTLFSFVIPIIVLAIPVFDTLFSILRRLINKQKIMMPDNKHIHYQILAAGFSHRATVLIIYAFSALFGFLALLFSLTSFGISLIITFVLLLLLHLFAEMTGVVYRGKRPIIDLFTKSEKKKEKDH, via the coding sequence ATGAACATATATGTAGAAATGACAATAGCGATATTACTCTCGATGACCGTCAGTTATGTGCTCGTCTTCCCGGTTATGAAGTTAGCGGTGAAATGGAAGATGATGGACTATCCTGAACTACGGAAAATACATAAAGAAGTGACTCCCCGGATGGGAGGACTTGCTATATTTGGAGGGGCTGCAGCTGGGATTCTCTTCATACGTCCTGAGTTGCCTTATATCATCCCCATCTGTATCGGAGCCATCATTATTGTGTTAACGGGACTTTTTGATGATCGTTTTCAAATACGTCCGATCATGAAACTGGGGGGACAGGTATTAGCAGCAGCTATTCTCATCTTCTCCGGTTTGAAAATTGATGTTTTGAGCATACCTTTTATCGGAATGGTGACATTAAACGAGCCGATCAGTATCCTGTTCACATTCTTCTGGATCATTGGAATTACAAATGCCATCAACTTAATTGACGGACTCGATGGATTGGCAGCCGGAGTATCGACCATCTCGTTAATCAGCATTGCGGTCATGGCACTGGCCATTGAACCTCAAGTGGCCATCGTTTACCTTTGTGTCGTATTAATAGGAAGTAATATCGGCTTCCTTTTCCATAACTTTTATCCAGCACGCATCTATATGGGGGATACCGGATCCCTTTTCTTAGGGTACTCGATGTCTGTCATCTCAATGGTTGGCTTATTTAAGAATGTGACCCTTTTCAGTTTTGTAATTCCGATTATCGTCCTGGCCATCCCGGTCTTTGATACACTCTTTTCCATATTGAGAAGGCTTATTAACAAGCAGAAGATCATGATGCCGGATAATAAACACATTCATTATCAAATCTTAGCCGCGGGCTTTAGTCATCGAGCGACGGTTCTCATTATTTACGCCTTCAGTGCATTATTCGGATTTTTAGCATTATTGTTCTCTTTAACGTCATTTGGAATCTCACTGATTATCACTTTCGTTTTGCTCTTATTGCTCCACTTGTTTGCGGAAATGACTGGAGTCGTTTATCGAGGGAAACGACCGATCATTGACCTCTTTACAAAAAGCGAAAAAAAGAAAGAGAAAGATCATTAA
- a CDS encoding GNAT family N-acetyltransferase — MTVRHYQPGDEHQIQELFKKTFDQDRSLQSWSWKFIDNPKQTEPFILLYDEDGKILGHISLWMTEAYIDGKKSKIGLRADTMVDPDARGKGIYKKLNDSLLDEAEQAGIDYLYGFPAPKAKELFLRYTGAHHMTDMPRWMFIQQPFSLLSTKISPIGIFKPLDKIYKKFRVPKRTDSDYSIKKITKCDHSFDRLADQVSNQSHVMVVRDSAYLNWRYHDHPENTYEMHGLYEGDELKGYMVTSKEKGKFTNGFIVDWLALSDDVWPLLLQQAFLNLHDADIIQTWCLEHSPPVKSLKKQGFIHKDSPMPLVGKEISAHTLGLGNPEKWFITPGDVDSF; from the coding sequence ATGACTGTCAGACATTATCAGCCTGGAGATGAGCATCAAATTCAGGAACTTTTCAAGAAAACATTCGACCAAGATCGCTCCCTACAATCTTGGAGTTGGAAGTTTATAGATAACCCGAAACAAACAGAGCCGTTCATTCTCTTGTACGATGAAGATGGCAAAATTCTAGGCCATATTAGTTTATGGATGACCGAAGCTTATATCGATGGAAAGAAATCAAAGATTGGGCTGCGGGCAGATACGATGGTCGACCCTGATGCCAGGGGAAAAGGCATTTATAAGAAATTGAATGATTCTCTGCTCGACGAAGCTGAACAGGCAGGCATTGATTATCTCTATGGGTTCCCTGCCCCAAAAGCGAAAGAGTTGTTCCTCCGCTACACAGGAGCCCATCATATGACTGACATGCCTCGCTGGATGTTTATCCAGCAGCCTTTTTCGCTTTTATCAACAAAAATAAGTCCTATAGGGATTTTCAAACCTTTAGATAAGATCTATAAGAAATTCAGAGTGCCTAAAAGAACAGACAGTGATTACAGCATCAAGAAAATCACCAAGTGCGACCACTCCTTTGACCGCCTTGCTGATCAAGTTAGTAACCAATCACACGTTATGGTGGTAAGAGATTCAGCCTACTTGAACTGGAGGTATCATGACCACCCGGAAAACACCTACGAGATGCACGGTCTATATGAAGGGGACGAGTTAAAAGGGTACATGGTAACGTCGAAAGAGAAAGGGAAGTTCACCAACGGATTCATCGTGGACTGGCTTGCCCTTTCTGACGATGTCTGGCCATTGCTGTTGCAACAGGCTTTTCTCAATCTTCACGATGCCGACATCATCCAGACCTGGTGTTTAGAACACTCCCCGCCGGTTAAGAGCTTGAAGAAGCAGGGGTTTATCCATAAAGACAGCCCTATGCCTCTTGTTGGTAAAGAAATTTCAGCCCATACCCTCGGATTGGGAAATCCAGAGAAGTGGTTTATTACACCTGGAGATGTGGACTCCTTTTAA
- a CDS encoding O-antigen ligase family protein — protein MSKLVNRELFEKLLLIFIIIQPILDILTYFSMQALNASLTIGIIVRVLFMAASLWFIFFGNSSRLKKYVITYLIALAAVLTIGLTYNFFAKPIFNPFLELQFLAKTVYFPIMLGAYLLLFTTFDKTLIVRMRIMKAITIAMVIIAVTMFLAILTGTSSATYEWNKFGFKGWFNSGNEIGSIIAISFPLVYIYTLNKVDSLKKLYYFIPMIFIALVSILLGTKVGFFAVLGASLIVFVSYLIYWLISKVKGVSKESHLPLRLISSLIFLILFLIATPFSPTFSNVSGDVGQINEQREATEAPDGDGTEEEAGEGDEGTKGGDDAAAALGEQALIESPILKIILSSRNIYFAHIYGMYEEADIVQKSFGMGYAGNYEDIRKLIEMDFFDLFFSFGILGILLILTPFLIIAGLFLKLLFKAPGEMLHPQNILILLSIGFGTGIAFLAGHVLYAPAVSIYLAISIVLLLTNMLDLNNRLRKA, from the coding sequence ATGTCGAAATTAGTTAACAGAGAACTGTTCGAAAAGCTCTTATTAATCTTTATCATCATACAGCCAATACTAGATATCTTAACATACTTTTCAATGCAAGCGTTGAATGCAAGCCTGACCATCGGCATAATCGTCCGTGTCCTCTTCATGGCCGCTTCCCTCTGGTTTATCTTCTTTGGTAATTCCAGCCGCTTGAAGAAATACGTCATTACTTATTTAATAGCCTTAGCCGCAGTGCTTACGATCGGATTGACCTATAACTTTTTTGCAAAACCAATCTTTAACCCGTTCCTTGAACTACAGTTCCTGGCGAAAACCGTATATTTCCCGATCATGCTTGGGGCTTATCTGTTATTGTTTACCACATTTGATAAAACGTTAATCGTACGTATGCGGATTATGAAAGCCATCACAATTGCCATGGTCATCATTGCTGTCACTATGTTCCTTGCCATCCTTACTGGAACGTCTTCAGCAACGTATGAATGGAACAAATTCGGCTTTAAAGGCTGGTTCAACTCAGGAAATGAAATCGGCTCTATTATTGCCATCTCGTTTCCGCTCGTCTATATCTATACATTGAACAAAGTAGACAGCCTTAAAAAGCTGTATTACTTTATCCCAATGATCTTCATCGCCCTTGTTTCCATCCTTCTTGGTACGAAAGTTGGTTTCTTCGCTGTCTTAGGAGCTTCACTCATTGTATTTGTCAGCTACCTGATTTATTGGTTGATTTCAAAGGTAAAGGGAGTAAGTAAAGAATCCCACCTGCCTTTAAGACTAATAAGCTCGCTGATCTTTTTGATTTTATTCTTGATTGCTACACCATTCTCTCCGACTTTCTCGAACGTTTCGGGGGATGTCGGTCAAATTAATGAACAAAGAGAAGCTACTGAAGCTCCTGATGGGGATGGGACCGAAGAAGAAGCAGGTGAAGGTGATGAAGGAACAAAAGGAGGAGATGATGCTGCTGCCGCCCTTGGTGAGCAGGCACTGATTGAATCTCCTATCCTGAAAATCATCCTGAGCTCACGTAACATTTATTTCGCTCATATCTATGGAATGTATGAAGAAGCAGATATCGTACAGAAATCCTTCGGAATGGGATATGCAGGAAATTATGAGGACATTCGGAAGTTGATCGAGATGGACTTCTTTGACCTATTCTTCTCTTTCGGTATTCTGGGAATTCTTTTAATCCTTACACCTTTCTTAATTATTGCAGGACTTTTCTTGAAACTGCTCTTTAAAGCACCGGGAGAAATGTTACATCCACAAAACATTCTGATCTTATTGTCGATCGGTTTTGGTACAGGAATTGCGTTTTTAGCAGGGCATGTGCTTTACGCCCCCGCGGTAAGTATCTATCTTGCCATCAGTATCGTATTGTTATTGACGAATATGCTTGACCTTAATAATCGCTTGCGCAAAGCTTAA